A stretch of Nitrospirota bacterium DNA encodes these proteins:
- a CDS encoding acetylornithine transaminase, with the protein MITNDILSDSQKYIMNTYSRQPLVLVKGRGTKVYDSDGREYLDFVTGVAVCNLGHCHPRVVVALQKQAQRLMHVSNHFHNEPQINLAKLLVSNSFADKVFFCNSGTEAVEAAIKLARRYAREVLKQDRFEIITMRGSFHGRTYGALSATAQEKFHKGFEPIVPGFRYVPFNDVAAVEAAVNEHTCAVLVEPVQGEGGVIVPAPAYLKELRDLCDRNNMLLMLDEIQTGMGRTGKFFAYEHAGITPDVVMLAKGLGGGMPIGALLATDKVSQAFTPGTHGSTFGGNPLACAAAIASIEALIEDNIIIPNVVQLGAYFQQGLENLKQKYSFVRDVRGQGLLIGMELDVNGKEIVSAGIREGMLINCTMDTVLRFMPPLIVTEEEIDLLIEALDRIFAKR; encoded by the coding sequence ATGATCACTAACGATATACTGTCAGATTCCCAGAAATACATTATGAATACCTACAGCCGGCAGCCGCTCGTGCTCGTGAAAGGCCGGGGCACGAAGGTCTACGATTCCGACGGACGGGAGTACCTCGATTTCGTTACCGGCGTGGCCGTATGCAACCTCGGTCACTGCCATCCGCGGGTGGTGGTGGCGCTCCAGAAACAGGCGCAGCGGCTGATGCACGTGTCGAACCATTTTCACAATGAACCGCAGATCAATCTGGCGAAGCTGCTCGTTTCCAATTCTTTCGCGGACAAGGTGTTCTTCTGCAACTCCGGCACCGAGGCTGTCGAGGCCGCCATCAAGCTCGCGCGGCGATATGCCCGGGAGGTGCTGAAACAGGACCGGTTCGAGATCATTACCATGCGGGGATCGTTCCATGGACGGACCTACGGTGCCCTGTCCGCCACGGCACAGGAAAAGTTCCACAAGGGGTTCGAGCCGATCGTGCCGGGATTCCGGTACGTCCCGTTCAACGATGTCGCGGCCGTCGAAGCTGCGGTGAATGAACACACCTGCGCCGTGCTCGTGGAACCGGTCCAGGGCGAGGGCGGGGTGATCGTGCCGGCGCCGGCCTATCTGAAGGAGCTCCGGGACCTCTGCGACAGGAACAACATGCTGCTCATGCTCGATGAGATCCAGACCGGCATGGGCCGGACCGGAAAGTTCTTCGCGTATGAGCATGCGGGAATTACACCCGATGTCGTCATGCTCGCGAAAGGGCTCGGGGGAGGCATGCCGATCGGCGCGCTCCTTGCCACGGACAAGGTTTCCCAGGCATTCACGCCCGGGACCCACGGCTCGACCTTCGGCGGCAATCCGCTGGCCTGTGCCGCGGCAATTGCCTCGATCGAAGCCCTGATCGAGGACAACATCATCATCCCGAATGTGGTCCAACTGGGCGCCTATTTCCAACAGGGTCTTGAGAACCTGAAACAAAAATATTCTTTTGTGAGGGACGTCCGGGGGCAGGGACTCCTGATCGGCATGGAACTTGACGTGAACGGCAAGGAGATCGTCTCCGCCGGCATCAGGGAAGGCATGCTGATCAATTGCACCATGGATACCGTGCTGCGGTTCATGCCGCCGCTCATCGTCACCGAGGAGGAGATCGACCTCCTTATCGAGGCGCTTGACCGGATCTTCGCGAAGCGGTGA
- the ccsA gene encoding cytochrome c biogenesis protein CcsA, with translation MQSSLLFTIATLAYLAAMVCYISFLSFKKEIIGKTATIVTLGGFVIQTIALFLRWRESYQMDIGRVPLTNLYESLVFFTWSTVLIYLIVEYKYKTRAFGAFVLPVAFLALAFINVAGIETDITPLVPALKSNWLFYHVLISFLGYAAFSVAFSVCIIYMLNDMEDRGSVLHLFIALGLIAGLTTLGYSMAAAGGNMKRVFWYGLGSIFFAWVVYLTVAGARNKRQVYLFWSLCVTLAVGLLIAMGVDFALFRQAASEESFRKHMFESTFLNQSVFVIVVSWAAVAALFTLVWTQGLKLETLIKQYTLSSDMLEEITYKMIAVGWPLLTAGILTGAVWANSAWGTYWSWDPKETWSLITWFVYAIYLHARYVRGWKGTQMAVIACLGFLSVIFTYLGVNLVLSGLHSYGGMN, from the coding sequence GGTTTTGTCATTCAGACGATCGCCCTGTTCCTCCGGTGGCGCGAGTCGTATCAGATGGACATCGGCAGGGTCCCCCTGACCAACCTCTACGAATCCCTGGTATTCTTCACGTGGAGCACCGTGCTCATCTATCTCATCGTTGAGTACAAATATAAGACCAGGGCCTTCGGAGCATTCGTGCTGCCGGTCGCCTTTCTCGCGCTCGCGTTCATCAATGTGGCGGGGATCGAAACCGACATCACGCCCCTGGTCCCGGCGCTCAAGAGCAACTGGCTGTTCTATCACGTCCTCATCAGTTTTCTGGGGTACGCGGCCTTCAGCGTCGCTTTTTCCGTATGCATAATCTATATGCTGAACGATATGGAGGACCGCGGCTCCGTTTTGCACCTTTTCATTGCCCTTGGATTGATAGCGGGTCTTACTACCCTGGGCTACAGTATGGCGGCCGCGGGCGGAAATATGAAAAGGGTGTTCTGGTATGGACTCGGCAGCATATTTTTTGCCTGGGTGGTTTATCTTACGGTGGCAGGCGCGCGCAATAAAAGACAAGTGTACCTTTTCTGGTCGTTATGTGTAACCCTTGCCGTGGGACTGCTTATTGCCATGGGGGTTGATTTTGCGCTTTTCAGGCAGGCGGCATCCGAAGAAAGTTTCCGAAAGCATATGTTCGAATCAACATTTTTGAACCAGTCGGTTTTTGTTATCGTTGTGTCCTGGGCCGCTGTTGCCGCACTGTTTACGCTGGTGTGGACGCAGGGATTGAAACTGGAGACACTGATAAAACAATACACGCTGTCGAGCGATATGCTCGAAGAAATTACGTATAAAATGATCGCTGTGGGCTGGCCGCTGCTCACCGCGGGCATCCTTACCGGCGCGGTCTGGGCGAACAGCGCCTGGGGCACCTATTGGAGCTGGGACCCGAAAGAGACCTGGTCGCTCATCACCTGGTTCGTATATGCCATCTACCTTCACGCGCGCTATGTGCGCGGTTGGAAGGGCACTCAGATGGCGGTGATCGCATGCCTGGGTTTTCTCTCGGTGATCTTCACCTACCTGGGGGTCAACCTGGTGCTCTCCGGTCTCCATTCGTACGGCGGGATGAACTAA
- a CDS encoding gamma-glutamyl-gamma-aminobutyrate hydrolase family protein (Members of this family of hydrolases with an active site Cys residue belong to MEROPS family C26.) codes for MKPLIGITMNHEAQPGRDLNILDQDYGKAVFRAGGFPVPILGIETAIPDLVKRLDGFIFTGGDDIDPRFYKEKPLSGARMQISPDARTRFELELFKAVLKAKKPVLAICYGAQLANVALGGKLYQDIGLQVPNPIKHGAARPGEKVFHDVDVFEGTLLSCVMGAPRIRVRSAHHQSVKNPGRGLHLSAVSHDRVIEALETRTKNFFLAIQWHPEKTPNDRYTKKLFKALVNAAKT; via the coding sequence ATGAAGCCCTTGATCGGAATCACCATGAACCACGAGGCTCAGCCCGGCAGGGACCTGAACATACTCGATCAGGATTACGGCAAGGCGGTGTTTCGCGCAGGCGGGTTTCCCGTTCCCATCCTCGGGATCGAAACCGCCATTCCCGATCTGGTGAAACGTCTGGACGGTTTTATCTTCACCGGAGGAGATGATATTGACCCGCGTTTCTACAAAGAGAAGCCCTTGTCCGGCGCCCGCATGCAGATCTCTCCTGATGCGCGCACCCGGTTCGAGCTCGAGCTCTTCAAGGCCGTCTTAAAAGCGAAGAAACCCGTGCTGGCCATTTGCTACGGCGCGCAGCTCGCAAATGTCGCGTTGGGCGGTAAACTGTATCAGGACATCGGGCTTCAGGTTCCCAACCCGATCAAGCATGGCGCGGCGCGACCCGGGGAAAAGGTCTTTCATGATGTCGATGTGTTCGAGGGAACGCTGCTCTCGTGTGTCATGGGCGCTCCCCGGATCCGGGTGCGGAGTGCGCACCACCAAAGCGTAAAAAATCCCGGCAGGGGGCTCCATCTTTCCGCAGTGTCCCACGACCGGGTGATCGAGGCGCTGGAGACCAGGACAAAAAACTTTTTCCTTGCAATACAGTGGCACCCGGAAAAGACTCCCAATGACCGATATACCAAGAAACTGTTCAAGGCACTCGTCAACGCAGCAAAAACATGA
- a CDS encoding ABC transporter substrate-binding protein: protein MCLLLLTLIITPAAGCHRSDDERLPGHLYLRLNSNPTTLDPALITDVQGGGIAAKLFNGLVRFNENLDIVPDVARSWKLSDDHVTYTFHLRRDVRFSNGRKITARDFKYSFERVLTPETKAPLTWVLDRIEGANDFIAGKAGSVSGIRVLNDHTLAIKLQRPFGPFLSLLAMTAAYVVPREEVERLGQNFGTHPVGSGPYLLTEWKHGQFIVLAAREDYFEGRLKLTGIFYRVIPEDLTAVMEFETGHLDVLQIPSSEYKRYTTDPEWRDQVYGKPGLNSYYLGLNCTRPPFDDIRVRQAVNMAVDRKHILNTIFEKRGVLAGGPIPPGLWKSTALLKNSEGYGFDPDKARKLIREAGAEGKTIRIFITADPEVLDIIEVVQSYLSRAGLKAEIVQLDWSAFKAAVNEGEPDAFWLSWWADYPDPENFLFPLFHSANAGSSGNRTRCLDPELDRLIETAQQTMDAHLRYHLYRQAEKRVIRNAPWLFMWHKTDYLVIQPWVKDFKIYPLYSIDKRVDITVQR, encoded by the coding sequence GTGTGCCTTCTCCTCCTTACGCTGATCATAACGCCTGCTGCCGGTTGCCATCGATCCGATGATGAGCGCCTTCCCGGACATCTCTACCTCCGGTTGAACAGCAACCCGACAACCCTCGATCCCGCCCTGATCACCGATGTTCAGGGCGGAGGAATCGCCGCAAAGCTCTTCAATGGTCTTGTCCGCTTCAACGAGAACCTCGACATTGTTCCCGATGTCGCCCGTTCGTGGAAGCTGTCCGACGACCATGTGACGTATACCTTCCATCTCAGACGTGATGTCCGCTTCAGCAACGGCAGAAAGATCACGGCGCGGGACTTCAAATATTCCTTTGAACGCGTGCTCACCCCTGAAACGAAAGCGCCTCTCACCTGGGTCCTTGACCGGATCGAAGGAGCAAACGACTTTATCGCGGGCAAGGCCGGGAGCGTATCGGGTATCCGCGTCCTCAACGACCATACGCTCGCGATTAAACTGCAGAGACCGTTCGGGCCTTTCCTCTCACTCCTTGCAATGACCGCCGCATATGTGGTTCCCCGTGAAGAGGTGGAGCGGCTCGGCCAGAACTTCGGCACCCACCCCGTCGGCAGCGGTCCGTATCTTCTCACCGAATGGAAACATGGTCAATTCATCGTGCTCGCGGCGCGTGAGGATTATTTCGAAGGCAGGCTGAAGCTGACCGGCATCTTCTACCGTGTCATCCCCGAGGACCTCACCGCAGTAATGGAATTCGAGACCGGGCATCTTGACGTGCTCCAGATACCATCATCGGAATACAAGCGCTACACGACCGATCCCGAATGGCGCGACCAGGTCTACGGCAAACCGGGCTTAAACAGCTACTATCTCGGCCTCAACTGCACGCGCCCCCCGTTCGACGATATCCGGGTCCGGCAAGCGGTGAATATGGCTGTCGACCGAAAGCATATTTTAAATACGATCTTTGAAAAACGCGGGGTGCTTGCCGGTGGACCGATCCCGCCGGGTCTTTGGAAGAGCACGGCGTTGTTGAAGAATAGTGAGGGATACGGTTTCGACCCGGACAAGGCCAGGAAACTGATCCGAGAGGCGGGGGCTGAGGGAAAAACAATCAGGATTTTCATCACCGCTGACCCCGAGGTCCTGGACATCATCGAGGTCGTCCAGAGCTATCTCTCCCGGGCGGGGCTCAAAGCGGAGATCGTACAACTTGACTGGAGCGCCTTCAAAGCAGCCGTGAACGAAGGAGAACCTGACGCGTTCTGGCTTTCCTGGTGGGCTGATTATCCGGACCCGGAAAACTTCCTCTTTCCGCTCTTTCACTCAGCGAACGCCGGCTCCTCCGGGAACCGTACACGCTGCCTGGATCCGGAACTCGACCGGCTGATCGAGACGGCACAACAAACCATGGACGCGCATCTGCGCTATCATCTCTACCGTCAGGCCGAGAAAAGGGTCATCAGAAACGCGCCCTGGCTCTTCATGTGGCACAAAACCGATTACCTGGTGATCCAGCCGTGGGTAAAGGATTTCAAGATCTATCCCCTCTACTCCATTGACAAGCGCGTGGATATCACGGTGCAGAGGTAA
- the argF gene encoding ornithine carbamoyltransferase, producing MKKDLLAISDLTPKDIENILTRSATLKKLLEQGKPHQTLKGKSLGMIFEKASTRTRVSFEVGMFQLGGQALFLSQNDLQIGRGEPIADTARTLSRYLDGIMIRTFAQKTIEELARFASIPVINGLTDAHHPCQALADLLTIQEKKKKLKGLTLAYVGDGNNVANSLIQACVKVGMHFAIASPRGYELDGAIMRQAKAEGKQTNAEVLVTNDPLQAVRNADVVYTDVWASMGQEAEHTKRMKAFKGYAVDAKLMKSARKGAIVMHCLPAHRNEEIAAEVIDGPQSVIFDQAENRLHVQKAVLDMLLG from the coding sequence ATGAAAAAAGATCTGCTCGCGATTTCCGACCTTACCCCGAAGGACATTGAGAATATCCTCACGCGTTCCGCGACATTGAAAAAGCTGCTGGAGCAGGGGAAACCGCATCAGACGCTCAAAGGCAAGTCTCTCGGAATGATCTTCGAGAAGGCCTCGACCCGTACACGGGTGTCCTTCGAGGTGGGCATGTTCCAGCTCGGCGGCCAGGCGCTGTTCCTGTCGCAAAACGACCTTCAGATCGGACGCGGCGAACCCATCGCCGACACGGCGCGCACCCTCTCCCGCTACCTCGACGGCATCATGATCCGCACCTTTGCGCAGAAAACGATCGAAGAGCTGGCGCGCTTCGCGTCGATCCCGGTGATCAACGGACTGACCGACGCTCATCACCCGTGCCAGGCCCTTGCGGACCTGCTCACCATCCAGGAGAAGAAGAAAAAACTGAAGGGGCTTACGCTCGCGTACGTGGGAGACGGGAACAATGTCGCCAACTCGCTTATCCAGGCCTGTGTGAAAGTCGGCATGCATTTCGCCATCGCCTCTCCGCGCGGGTACGAGCTTGACGGTGCTATTATGAGGCAGGCGAAAGCCGAGGGAAAGCAGACCAACGCGGAGGTACTCGTCACGAATGACCCCCTCCAGGCGGTCAGGAACGCGGACGTTGTGTACACCGATGTCTGGGCGAGTATGGGACAGGAAGCGGAACACACGAAACGGATGAAGGCATTCAAGGGATACGCGGTGGACGCGAAACTCATGAAGTCCGCCCGCAAGGGGGCGATCGTGATGCACTGCCTGCCCGCCCATCGCAACGAGGAGATCGCCGCGGAGGTTATCGATGGTCCGCAGTCAGTGATCTTTGACCAGGCAGAGAACCGCCTGCACGTGCAAAAGGCGGTGCTCGATATGCTCCTGGGTTAA